A window of Sulfurovum riftiae contains these coding sequences:
- a CDS encoding cache domain-containing protein, translating to MKQLNKISLWVTFLVLVILLASVFFFFTKSEKDRLATLSDHVTSNFEAGLAYEMSDLLTFSLALAEDGGLKNALSADDEAKGYEILTRITQRFRKYTHLKSLRIQVLTPDFFIFARSWDEGYEGMPIWWFRDDLRKLKTNKKPKVGMEVGRLLTFKATIPIYSGKKLLGYLEVIKFVDEFAEKLNKKGIDLFVLMDEKYLKQAELMQNFPFLHGYVIANHSFNPYLKKKIEMLDWKKLEGKSYIYEKKRLYILEPMYNGIGEKIGVYLLTLSREALDEYEKSNHRRSFFTQFSDEDMEEVVANWQHPYGSFKSGYDKDLIALLPKLKKEDKTALEAEAKEILREYSKEELIDIILQNKYNEKKIGVVK from the coding sequence ATGAAACAATTAAATAAAATCTCTTTGTGGGTTACCTTCCTTGTGCTGGTCATACTTCTGGCATCGGTCTTTTTCTTTTTTACGAAAAGTGAAAAAGACCGACTGGCAACACTGAGTGACCATGTGACCAGTAATTTTGAAGCGGGCCTTGCGTATGAAATGTCTGATCTTCTTACTTTTTCTTTGGCATTGGCGGAAGATGGTGGTCTGAAAAATGCGTTGAGTGCAGATGACGAAGCCAAAGGCTATGAAATATTGACACGCATTACACAGCGTTTTAGAAAGTATACACACCTGAAATCACTGCGTATACAGGTATTGACCCCGGATTTTTTCATTTTTGCAAGAAGTTGGGACGAAGGGTATGAAGGTATGCCTATATGGTGGTTTCGTGATGATCTTAGAAAATTGAAGACCAACAAAAAACCAAAAGTGGGTATGGAGGTGGGGAGATTGCTTACCTTTAAAGCCACTATTCCCATCTACAGCGGTAAAAAACTGCTGGGCTATCTGGAAGTCATCAAATTTGTGGATGAGTTTGCCGAAAAATTGAATAAAAAAGGGATTGACCTGTTTGTGCTCATGGATGAAAAGTATTTGAAGCAGGCAGAATTAATGCAGAACTTTCCTTTCTTGCACGGGTATGTTATAGCCAATCACTCTTTTAATCCCTATTTGAAGAAAAAGATCGAAATGTTGGACTGGAAGAAGCTGGAGGGAAAAAGTTATATTTACGAGAAGAAAAGATTGTATATTCTGGAACCTATGTATAATGGTATAGGAGAAAAAATAGGAGTATATCTATTAACACTTTCCAGGGAAGCGTTGGATGAATATGAAAAGAGCAATCACAGAAGATCATTTTTTACACAGTTTTCGGATGAAGATATGGAAGAGGTAGTTGCAAATTGGCAACATCCCTATGGAAGTTTTAAAAGTGGTTACGACAAAGATCTCATTGCGTTGCTCCCCAAATTAAAGAAGGAAGATAAAACAGCACTGGAAGCTGAAGCAAAAGAAATACTCCGAGAGTATAGTAAAGAGGAGTTGATAGATATTATCCTTCAAAACAAATATAATGAAAAAAAGATAGGGGTTGTAAAATGA
- a CDS encoding rhodanese-like domain-containing protein — MKKFMSLALLASICILPLTAGHPETDKLIEKAQKDAGEITPKALKAMLDKEEDVIILDVRESEQRAEGEIYADNYIAITRGNLEFQVLNKIKNKDARIITYCRGGSRGALAAQTLRKLGYKNATNLKGGLKGWAKAGYPIETGLGVTTLTKE; from the coding sequence ATGAAAAAATTTATGAGTCTGGCACTTTTAGCATCGATATGCATTTTGCCACTGACAGCAGGCCATCCGGAGACAGACAAGCTGATCGAGAAAGCCCAGAAAGATGCCGGTGAGATCACACCGAAAGCACTTAAAGCCATGCTTGACAAAGAAGAAGATGTCATTATACTGGATGTCAGGGAAAGCGAACAGAGAGCAGAAGGAGAGATCTATGCAGACAATTATATTGCCATCACACGAGGTAATTTGGAATTTCAGGTGCTCAACAAGATCAAAAATAAAGATGCCCGCATCATCACCTATTGTCGCGGAGGAAGCCGTGGCGCACTTGCTGCACAGACACTCAGAAAACTCGGTTATAAAAATGCCACTAATCTGAAGGGCGGACTTAAAGGCTGGGCCAAAGCGGGCTATCCCATTGAAACCGGTCTTGGCGTGACGACACTTACCAAAGAATAG
- a CDS encoding DsrE family protein: MRKVLLILLLAGMNLLLAEEHAAKVVYDLTTKDLEKFERNILKGIVVNKAHYESTLKEFDVTVVIHGGAYRFFTKDPENSIFKDDTALIKTYKDLAKRIASMAKNYDVEFLMCGAAMPRNKLEAKDVYNFVKIIPNSTIGLIDRQNDGYAYIPVGN; the protein is encoded by the coding sequence ATGAGAAAAGTACTTCTGATACTGCTGCTTGCAGGTATGAATCTGCTGCTGGCAGAAGAGCATGCAGCAAAAGTGGTGTATGACCTTACAACAAAGGATCTGGAAAAATTCGAACGTAATATACTGAAAGGCATTGTCGTCAACAAGGCACATTACGAAAGCACTTTAAAAGAATTTGATGTCACCGTCGTGATCCATGGCGGTGCCTACAGATTTTTCACCAAAGATCCGGAAAACAGCATATTTAAAGATGATACCGCACTCATAAAAACCTATAAAGATCTGGCCAAACGTATAGCGTCCATGGCAAAGAACTATGATGTTGAATTTTTAATGTGCGGTGCGGCCATGCCGAGAAATAAACTTGAAGCAAAAGATGTATATAATTTTGTCAAGATCATCCCCAATTCGACCATTGGACTGATAGACAGACAGAATGATGGTTATGCATATATACCTGTTGGAAACTAG
- a CDS encoding metallophosphoesterase family protein: protein MAKITRRGFIKGAAVMSAAPFLTEANEKKPETLKFIHITDSHMDLSNNESVDAMILMVEFINKNHKDLDFVLFGGDNFNNNVEGNKDALAYKEIVEKLSCPAYHVRGNKESHPNPDDAIHLEEFKTLFVSSPALKVNGKDWLLETKGYALLGLDSCIEGANNGKYTEETMQFAESVLKTGKPTIILNHHPYTNYWKGTDPKDIHKYVLNNTEEVQKRLFGFDNLILTLSGHKHIDSVTKINQTNVIVTRGFIRPLDMDMYPMRLVEITEGKVSEKLIYTA, encoded by the coding sequence ATGGCAAAGATCACACGAAGAGGTTTCATCAAAGGTGCGGCTGTTATGTCAGCTGCACCCTTTTTAACGGAAGCCAATGAAAAAAAACCTGAAACACTGAAATTTATTCATATTACGGATTCGCATATGGACCTCAGCAACAATGAAAGTGTGGATGCCATGATACTGATGGTGGAATTCATTAACAAAAACCATAAAGATCTTGATTTTGTACTTTTTGGAGGAGACAACTTCAACAACAATGTCGAAGGCAATAAAGATGCCCTTGCCTACAAAGAGATCGTGGAGAAACTCTCCTGCCCTGCCTACCATGTCAGAGGGAACAAGGAGTCACACCCCAACCCGGATGATGCCATCCATTTGGAGGAGTTCAAAACACTTTTCGTCTCTTCTCCTGCACTTAAAGTAAATGGAAAAGACTGGCTTCTTGAAACGAAAGGATATGCTCTTTTGGGACTTGACAGCTGTATTGAAGGTGCCAACAACGGTAAATATACAGAAGAGACAATGCAATTCGCCGAATCCGTACTTAAAACAGGGAAACCTACGATTATTCTGAACCACCATCCCTATACGAACTACTGGAAGGGGACGGATCCCAAAGATATCCATAAATATGTACTGAACAATACGGAAGAGGTACAAAAACGTCTGTTTGGTTTTGACAACCTCATACTGACACTCTCAGGGCACAAACACATTGACTCTGTGACAAAGATCAATCAAACCAATGTCATTGTGACCCGTGGATTTATCCGTCCGCTCGATATGGATATGTACCCTATGCGGCTTGTTGAGATCACAGAGGGGAAGGTAAGTGAGAAGCTGATCTATACTGCTTAG
- a CDS encoding sensor histidine kinase — MFTKPKFTEYVMARLVTLAVFVFILFSVLIVIVMKEQVDTILAITLLGLAFALFIFSIYRGAKRMQNELEVINKYLKNLDEIEQIDYETRFFTHEFEEINENLIRVLKSAKKREDIKQRYNAKLKLKNRQRADMLSAIAHEFRNPIASIMGYSQTLQEDPDIPKELQEKFLGKVYSNGQKIESLLSRLILWNKFESGEATLHKSTFNILSLANEVKAALQESYKDREIEIIGEERTVEADRTLIELVLKNLMENALKYSKDTVTLKIDEDRISVIDKGSGISEKDLGKVTKKFYRSGTHNWDNSMGLGLSIVKTILTLHDSELEISSALDVGSTFSFKI, encoded by the coding sequence GTGTTCACCAAACCGAAATTTACAGAGTATGTGATGGCAAGGCTGGTCACACTTGCTGTCTTTGTCTTTATCCTTTTCTCCGTATTGATCGTTATCGTCATGAAGGAACAGGTCGATACTATCCTTGCCATAACGCTTTTGGGCCTGGCTTTCGCACTTTTCATATTTTCCATCTACCGCGGTGCAAAACGCATGCAGAACGAACTTGAAGTGATCAACAAATACCTTAAAAATCTCGATGAGATAGAGCAGATCGATTACGAAACACGTTTTTTCACCCATGAATTCGAAGAGATCAACGAGAACCTGATCCGTGTACTCAAGAGTGCCAAGAAGCGTGAAGATATCAAACAGCGCTACAATGCCAAACTCAAACTGAAGAACCGCCAGCGTGCCGATATGCTCTCTGCCATTGCCCATGAATTCAGAAATCCAATTGCTTCCATTATGGGTTATTCACAGACGCTGCAGGAAGATCCCGATATTCCCAAGGAGTTGCAGGAAAAATTCCTGGGCAAGGTCTATAGCAACGGCCAAAAGATCGAATCACTGCTTTCCCGTTTGATATTGTGGAACAAATTCGAGAGTGGTGAAGCAACGCTCCACAAGAGCACATTCAACATACTTTCACTGGCCAATGAGGTCAAGGCGGCACTGCAGGAGTCTTATAAGGATCGCGAGATAGAGATCATCGGAGAAGAACGTACGGTCGAAGCAGACCGGACACTCATCGAACTGGTCCTCAAGAACCTGATGGAGAATGCTCTGAAATACTCCAAAGATACCGTTACATTGAAGATCGATGAAGACCGTATCTCCGTGATCGACAAAGGAAGCGGTATCAGTGAAAAAGACCTGGGAAAAGTGACCAAGAAATTCTACCGTTCGGGGACACATAACTGGGACAATTCCATGGGGCTTGGACTCTCCATTGTCAAAACAATTCTGACACTTCATGACAGTGAACTGGAAATCAGCTCTGCATTAGATGTCGGTTCCACTTTTTCGTTTAAAATCTAA
- a CDS encoding thioredoxin family protein: MNTMKKVVMAYALLMATVLFAEIAWQPDLESAFDKAQKEQKVVMVMVEGEHCRWCKKMKYRTLGDESVEKRLVPYVTVKVMEENKKAVEALPKIDGVPTIFFMTADKELLESLVGYYKVDDFISFIDSVEQKVPLKKQ; the protein is encoded by the coding sequence ATGAATACAATGAAAAAGGTCGTGATGGCCTATGCTTTACTGATGGCGACGGTACTGTTTGCAGAAATTGCGTGGCAACCAGATCTGGAAAGTGCATTCGACAAAGCACAGAAAGAGCAGAAGGTCGTGATGGTCATGGTCGAAGGCGAGCATTGCCGATGGTGCAAAAAGATGAAATACCGCACCCTTGGTGATGAAAGCGTCGAAAAAAGACTTGTCCCGTATGTGACGGTAAAGGTCATGGAAGAGAATAAAAAGGCTGTGGAGGCACTGCCGAAGATCGACGGTGTGCCTACCATCTTTTTCATGACGGCCGATAAAGAACTCCTTGAATCGCTCGTTGGATACTACAAGGTCGATGACTTCATCAGTTTCATCGACAGTGTGGAACAGAAGGTTCCCCTGAAAAAACAGTAG
- the dapE gene encoding succinyl-diaminopimelate desuccinylase yields the protein MNVVDLLMKLLSFESITPDDAGSLAFIENYMEGFEAIYVNDEGVKNLFLTKEFSEGPHLCFAGHVDVVPAGKGWHTNPFVPVIKEGNIYARGAQDMKSGVAAFLETVRECDGFKGRLSILLTSDEEGEATHGTVIMLEHLKTIGMLPDYCIVAEPTCEMTFGDAIKIGRRGSINGYLTIKGKQGHAAYPEKAVNPVHQISTVLHRLAGIHLDDGDEDFAPSQMVITDIRGGMEVTNVTPGELKIMFNVRNSTKTTQESVKLHIDEVLEDMEHILVLTQGSYPFVTRHDSKVVGHLQQSIRKVTGVETKLSTAGGTSDARFMGAFGIDVVEFGVINDTIHAPNERTSIAEVEALYHVFKDLVAHFNDEE from the coding sequence ATGAATGTAGTTGACCTTTTGATGAAACTGTTGAGTTTTGAATCCATTACGCCGGATGATGCGGGATCCCTGGCGTTCATAGAAAACTATATGGAAGGATTCGAAGCAATCTATGTGAACGATGAAGGGGTGAAGAACCTTTTTCTGACCAAAGAGTTCTCCGAAGGACCTCACCTCTGTTTCGCAGGGCATGTCGATGTCGTACCTGCCGGCAAAGGCTGGCATACCAACCCTTTTGTCCCGGTCATCAAGGAGGGGAATATCTATGCCCGCGGGGCACAGGATATGAAGAGCGGTGTTGCAGCGTTCCTTGAGACAGTCAGGGAGTGTGACGGTTTCAAAGGCCGTCTCTCCATTCTGTTGACATCGGATGAAGAGGGAGAAGCGACACACGGTACGGTGATCATGCTGGAACATCTCAAAACGATCGGTATGCTTCCCGACTACTGTATCGTGGCGGAACCGACCTGTGAAATGACATTCGGGGATGCCATCAAGATAGGACGAAGGGGTTCCATCAACGGCTACCTTACCATCAAAGGGAAGCAGGGGCATGCAGCCTACCCCGAAAAAGCGGTCAATCCGGTCCACCAGATATCGACAGTGCTTCACAGGCTTGCAGGTATCCATCTAGATGACGGAGATGAGGATTTCGCGCCCAGCCAGATGGTCATTACCGATATACGGGGCGGCATGGAAGTGACGAATGTGACCCCCGGAGAGCTCAAGATCATGTTCAATGTGCGCAACTCCACAAAAACTACACAGGAGAGTGTTAAACTCCATATCGATGAAGTCCTCGAAGATATGGAACATATCCTTGTGTTGACACAGGGGTCGTACCCTTTTGTGACCAGGCACGACTCCAAAGTGGTCGGACACCTGCAGCAGAGTATCAGGAAGGTGACAGGAGTCGAGACGAAACTGTCGACCGCAGGGGGTACCAGTGATGCACGCTTCATGGGTGCATTCGGCATCGATGTGGTCGAATTCGGTGTCATCAACGATACGATCCATGCACCCAATGAGAGAACCTCCATAGCAGAAGTCGAAGCACTTTACCATGTCTTTAAAGATCTGGTCGCGCATTTTAACGATGAGGAATAA
- a CDS encoding YqiA/YcfP family alpha/beta fold hydrolase — MSKILFLHGFASCGKGEKYTALKAYFGEEKVLAPDLPYAPIEVIPFLEKILAKEPVDLIVGSSLGAFYATHLAEKYGMKAVLLNPSTEPYETLKMYVGWQQRYCDDERFEFKPVYIEQLKDLKGRIEHGRYLVLLQSEDEILDYTKAHLLYERHRVVIEYGGNHRFENIADYLCMIKNFKEKK, encoded by the coding sequence ATGTCCAAGATCCTTTTCCTGCATGGTTTTGCCTCTTGCGGAAAAGGAGAGAAATACACAGCACTCAAGGCCTATTTCGGCGAGGAGAAAGTACTTGCCCCCGACCTTCCCTATGCACCGATCGAAGTGATCCCTTTTCTTGAAAAGATACTTGCAAAAGAACCCGTTGACCTGATCGTCGGTTCCTCTCTGGGTGCTTTCTATGCCACACATCTGGCAGAAAAATATGGGATGAAAGCGGTACTTCTCAATCCTTCTACAGAACCTTATGAAACACTCAAAATGTATGTAGGGTGGCAGCAGCGTTACTGTGACGATGAGCGTTTCGAGTTCAAGCCGGTCTATATCGAGCAGCTCAAGGACCTCAAAGGACGTATCGAACATGGCAGGTATCTGGTGCTGCTGCAGAGTGAAGATGAGATACTTGACTATACCAAAGCCCATCTTCTCTATGAACGCCACAGAGTGGTCATAGAGTACGGCGGGAACCACCGTTTCGAGAATATTGCAGACTACCTCTGCATGATTAAGAATTTTAAAGAGAAAAAATGA
- a CDS encoding rhodanese-like domain-containing protein: MQQILEKSHISSGELESILKAREEGKIDFLLVDVREDMEYNMGHIKGVDILKPTSTFQQWAQELFESTKDKYVIFTCRTGSRSGQVQQVFAQNGHNRTLNHIGGIMSYRGEVEK; encoded by the coding sequence ATGCAGCAAATATTGGAAAAGAGTCATATCAGTTCAGGCGAACTGGAGAGCATATTGAAGGCCAGAGAAGAAGGAAAGATCGATTTTCTTCTTGTGGATGTCCGTGAAGATATGGAATATAATATGGGACATATCAAAGGAGTGGATATATTGAAGCCTACTTCCACATTCCAGCAGTGGGCACAGGAGCTCTTTGAATCGACCAAAGACAAATATGTTATCTTTACCTGCCGTACAGGAAGCAGAAGCGGACAGGTACAGCAGGTCTTTGCACAAAATGGCCATAACAGAACATTGAACCATATCGGCGGGATCATGTCCTATCGCGGCGAGGTAGAGAAATAA
- a CDS encoding ferredoxin-thioredoxin reductase catalytic domain-containing protein, with translation MMQQLDMSSPEFLVELEKTKKFTDKVCKQFGWEYHPMHDVNEGVQLGLARHKMLYGKRFCPCYMVEPDESKLGKFKSSDDRICPCPQAINDEVPNEGKCHCGIFCTPEYVAENK, from the coding sequence ATGATGCAGCAATTGGATATGAGTTCTCCGGAATTTTTGGTTGAATTGGAAAAGACAAAGAAGTTCACAGACAAAGTATGCAAACAGTTCGGATGGGAGTACCATCCGATGCATGATGTCAACGAAGGTGTACAGCTCGGCCTGGCAAGACATAAAATGCTTTACGGAAAGCGGTTCTGCCCCTGTTATATGGTAGAACCGGATGAATCCAAACTGGGAAAATTCAAAAGTTCCGATGACCGTATCTGTCCCTGTCCCCAGGCGATCAATGACGAGGTTCCCAATGAAGGGAAATGCCACTGCGGTATCTTCTGTACACCTGAGTACGTTGCCGAAAATAAATAA